In a genomic window of Streptomyces noursei ATCC 11455:
- a CDS encoding SAV_915 family protein, translating into MSHHLHAEDPEPADRVPAGPLFVPVRPGPAGCTARLFRTPLGGRTAVGFTSPQRLAEVLGGGQPWVRLSESALRALAEPVGATTVTVDPRFAPEAPREPRRTPDAARDPRFAPGVVRTTRDPLIGRDAPREPLFTPDVRREPRLAPGVPRASRSSHLRPAV; encoded by the coding sequence GTGTCCCACCATCTCCACGCGGAAGACCCCGAGCCTGCTGATCGTGTCCCGGCCGGGCCTCTCTTCGTCCCCGTCCGGCCGGGCCCCGCGGGCTGCACCGCCCGCCTGTTCCGCACCCCGCTCGGCGGCCGCACGGCCGTCGGCTTCACCTCACCGCAGCGGCTGGCCGAGGTTCTCGGCGGCGGCCAGCCCTGGGTGCGGCTCTCCGAGTCCGCGCTGCGCGCGCTGGCCGAGCCGGTCGGCGCGACCACCGTGACTGTCGATCCGCGCTTCGCCCCCGAGGCTCCCCGCGAGCCCCGCCGCACCCCCGACGCCGCCCGTGACCCGCGGTTCGCGCCCGGCGTCGTGCGCACCACCCGTGACCCGCTGATCGGCCGCGACGCTCCCCGTGAGCCGCTTTTCACCCCCGACGTCCGCCGCGAACCACGGCTCGCCCCGGGAGTTCCCCGCGCCTCCCGCAGCAGCCACCTCCGCCCGGCCGTCTGA
- the lysA gene encoding diaminopimelate decarboxylase gives MTHTTLPRTTRTTTPPAPRTTGTRPSPAPSAATPDQGPDPLDIWPASTVPLPGEDLAVGGVPLTELAERFGTPAYVLDEDEVRRRCRTYLRAFPDADVYYAAKAFLCRAMAHWVAEEGLGLDVCSAGELELAVTTGFPPERIVLHGNAKSPADLQAALRLGVGRIVIDSTSEIARLAAAVPAGSRQKVLIRVVPGIAAGGHAKIRTGTDDQKFGLSLADGSAQHAITRVLGQQRLELVGLHCHLGSQITAVKPYLSAVRRLVGLLARVHEQHGITLPELDLGGGHGVAYRPGEPALDITGLAAKIRAELAGGCAAAGLPVPRLAVEPGRAIAGPSGVVLYRVLSVKRTGVHTFVAVDGGMSDNPRPALYGVRYAPRLVGRHSTVATEPVTVVGRHCEAGDILASDVQLPGDIRPGDLVAVPVAGAYHLSMASGYNLVGRPPVVAVTSGHARLLVRRESLADIQERDIGL, from the coding sequence ATGACCCACACCACGCTGCCCCGGACCACCCGGACCACGACGCCGCCCGCACCACGGACGACCGGGACCCGACCGTCCCCCGCGCCGTCGGCGGCGACCCCCGACCAGGGCCCGGACCCGCTCGACATCTGGCCCGCGTCCACCGTGCCGCTCCCCGGCGAGGACCTCGCCGTCGGCGGCGTCCCGCTGACCGAACTCGCCGAGCGCTTCGGCACCCCCGCCTACGTCCTGGACGAGGACGAGGTGCGCCGCCGCTGCCGCACCTACCTCCGCGCCTTTCCCGACGCCGACGTCTACTACGCGGCCAAGGCGTTCCTGTGCCGCGCCATGGCGCACTGGGTCGCGGAGGAGGGCCTGGGCCTCGACGTCTGCTCCGCCGGCGAACTGGAACTCGCCGTCACCACCGGCTTCCCGCCCGAGCGGATCGTGCTGCACGGCAACGCCAAGAGCCCGGCCGACCTGCAGGCCGCGCTCCGGCTCGGCGTCGGCCGGATCGTCATCGACAGCACCTCCGAGATCGCCCGGCTGGCCGCCGCGGTCCCGGCCGGCAGCCGGCAGAAGGTGCTGATCCGGGTCGTCCCGGGGATCGCCGCCGGCGGGCACGCCAAGATCCGCACCGGTACCGACGACCAGAAGTTCGGGCTGTCCCTCGCCGACGGTTCCGCGCAGCACGCCATCACCCGCGTACTGGGCCAGCAGCGCCTCGAACTCGTCGGCCTGCACTGCCACTTGGGCTCCCAGATCACCGCCGTCAAGCCCTACCTCTCGGCGGTGCGGCGACTGGTCGGCCTGCTGGCCCGCGTCCACGAACAGCACGGGATCACCCTCCCCGAACTGGACCTGGGCGGCGGCCACGGCGTCGCCTACCGGCCGGGCGAGCCCGCCCTCGACATCACCGGACTCGCCGCCAAGATCCGCGCCGAACTGGCCGGCGGCTGTGCGGCGGCCGGCCTCCCGGTGCCGCGGCTGGCCGTCGAGCCGGGCCGCGCCATCGCCGGCCCGTCCGGCGTCGTCCTCTACCGGGTGCTCTCCGTCAAGCGCACCGGCGTCCACACCTTCGTGGCGGTGGACGGCGGGATGAGCGACAACCCGCGGCCGGCGCTGTACGGGGTGCGCTACGCGCCCCGGCTGGTCGGGCGCCACTCGACCGTCGCGACCGAGCCGGTGACCGTCGTCGGCCGGCACTGCGAGGCCGGCGACATCCTCGCCTCCGACGTCCAACTGCCCGGCGACATCCGCCCCGGCGACCTCGTCGCCGTCCCGGTGGCCGGCGCGTACCACCTGTCGATGGCCTCCGGCTACAACCTCGTCGGCCGCCCGCCGGTCGTCGCGGTCACATCGGGCCACGCCCGGCTCCTGGTCCGCCGGGAATCCCTGGCCGACATCCAGGAACGCGACATCGGCCTGTGA
- a CDS encoding FadR/GntR family transcriptional regulator produces the protein MTLKAAGRQSLVDTVVEALRSQLAAGEWQVGTRIPTEHALAEQLQVGRNTIREAVRVLVHAGMLRSRQGEGTFVVSTADPAEIMRGIQRAGIRDVLELRIALEAEAARLAALRHEPADLERMRAALDAQVELEDAEGRPHSGSLELYADHDIAFHKAVVEAAHNTALTATYGWFSSSVREALVTALDDQAMPKVVHGDHRAVLDAIAHGDPDAAERATRALLEKPKRAVEALLAGD, from the coding sequence ATGACGCTCAAGGCAGCAGGACGGCAATCCCTCGTCGACACGGTCGTCGAGGCCCTCCGCTCCCAGCTGGCCGCCGGTGAGTGGCAGGTCGGCACCCGCATCCCCACCGAGCACGCCCTCGCCGAACAGCTCCAGGTCGGCCGCAACACCATCCGCGAAGCGGTACGCGTCCTCGTCCACGCCGGGATGCTGCGCTCGCGCCAGGGCGAGGGCACCTTCGTCGTCTCCACCGCGGACCCGGCCGAGATCATGCGCGGCATCCAACGGGCCGGCATCCGGGACGTCCTGGAACTGCGCATCGCCCTGGAGGCGGAGGCCGCCCGGCTGGCCGCACTCCGCCACGAGCCCGCCGACCTGGAACGCATGCGGGCGGCCCTGGACGCGCAGGTCGAGCTGGAGGACGCCGAGGGCCGGCCGCACTCCGGAAGCCTGGAGCTCTACGCCGACCACGACATCGCCTTCCACAAGGCCGTCGTCGAGGCCGCGCACAACACCGCGCTGACGGCGACCTACGGCTGGTTCAGCAGCTCCGTACGGGAGGCGCTGGTCACCGCCCTCGACGACCAGGCGATGCCGAAGGTCGTGCACGGCGACCACCGCGCCGTCCTGGACGCGATCGCCCACGGCGACCCGGACGCCGCCGAACGCGCCACCCGCGCCCTCCTGGAGAAGCCCAAACGGGCCGTCGAGGCCCTCCTCGCCGGCGACTGA
- a CDS encoding CynX/NimT family MFS transporter yields MSGTDSTTPVDLIDAEEDLIPAPQVATARRRLRTHPALLLAGIVLAAVNMRAALAGVSPLLSEMAQHFHLAATASSLVTTIPLVFMGLGSIIAPRVARRWGTEAALCGALIALCGGIVLRIAPPVAALFAGCAVVGASIALLNVLMPGLIKRDFPERAASMTALYSTAMILGATVSAASAVPLENALGSWQGSLVSWSLLAAVAALVWLPQVVIARRGTHHGEAAATPAHTTGRGPTLTRSPLAWQVTLFMGSQSLIAYVIIAWMPTIFTDHGMGKSEAGLVFAFSTLVQMVGSFVVPMLAGRMRRQRLLGVAVSALMACGVTGLLIAPVAGAWLWAAILGVGQGGALGLALTMMVLRSGDAHTAARLSGMSQTGGYLLAAVGPLALGAVHQATAGWTVPLVLLLAVCAGLALLGLGAGRDRRIGETLAG; encoded by the coding sequence ATGTCAGGGACCGACTCGACCACCCCGGTCGACCTCATCGACGCCGAGGAAGACCTCATCCCGGCCCCGCAGGTGGCCACCGCCCGGCGCCGGCTGCGGACCCATCCCGCCCTCCTCCTCGCCGGCATCGTGCTCGCCGCGGTGAACATGCGCGCGGCGCTCGCCGGGGTCTCGCCGCTGCTCAGCGAGATGGCGCAGCACTTCCATCTGGCCGCCACCGCCAGCAGCCTGGTGACCACCATCCCGCTCGTCTTCATGGGCCTGGGGTCGATCATCGCGCCGCGGGTGGCGCGCCGTTGGGGCACCGAGGCGGCGCTGTGCGGTGCGTTGATCGCGCTGTGCGGCGGCATCGTGCTGCGGATCGCACCGCCGGTCGCCGCGCTGTTCGCCGGCTGCGCGGTGGTGGGCGCGTCGATAGCCCTGCTCAACGTGCTGATGCCGGGCCTGATCAAGCGGGACTTCCCGGAGCGGGCGGCCAGCATGACGGCGCTCTACTCGACCGCGATGATCCTGGGCGCGACCGTCTCGGCCGCCTCCGCCGTCCCCTTGGAGAACGCGCTCGGCAGTTGGCAGGGCTCCCTGGTCTCCTGGTCGCTGCTGGCCGCCGTCGCCGCCCTCGTCTGGCTCCCGCAGGTCGTGATCGCCCGCCGGGGGACGCACCACGGCGAGGCCGCGGCGACGCCCGCCCACACCACCGGGCGCGGCCCGACGCTGACCCGCTCCCCGCTCGCCTGGCAGGTGACGCTGTTCATGGGCTCGCAGTCGCTGATCGCGTACGTGATCATCGCCTGGATGCCGACGATCTTCACCGACCACGGCATGGGCAAGAGCGAGGCGGGGCTGGTCTTCGCCTTCAGCACGCTGGTGCAGATGGTCGGTTCGTTCGTGGTGCCGATGCTCGCCGGTCGGATGCGCCGTCAGCGGCTGCTGGGCGTGGCGGTCTCCGCCCTGATGGCCTGCGGTGTCACGGGGTTGCTGATCGCGCCGGTGGCCGGTGCCTGGCTGTGGGCGGCGATCCTCGGCGTCGGCCAGGGCGGCGCCCTCGGCCTGGCCCTGACGATGATGGTGCTGCGGTCCGGCGACGCGCACACCGCGGCCCGGCTCTCCGGCATGTCCCAGACCGGCGGCTACCTCCTCGCCGCCGTCGGCCCGCTGGCCCTGGGCGCCGTCCACCAGGCCACCGCCGGCTGGACCGTGCCGCTCGTCCTGCTCCTCGCCGTCTGCGCCGGCCTCGCCCTCCTGGGCCTGGGCGCCGGCCGCGACCGCCGCATCGGGGAGACCCTGGCCGGCTGA
- the mltG gene encoding endolytic transglycosylase MltG has translation MSDVQHAGRRPGPRFSRVGWLILVAVLCVVVILAVLFVPRLLRERQYGQLTVPEGQRASQIYAAVDQALKVPEGTTAQAARTTHLGLPAAAKGNPEGYLFPATYPLREDTTPASLLSYMVKTADQRLTADRITSYRTVVIASIVQAEADRPADMGKVARVIDNRLAKNMPLQMDSTINYALGRSTLRTSHADIRTNSPYNTYKFEGLPPTPIDNPGADALKAAAAPPAGDWLYFVTVKPGDTRFTADYQEHQRNVREFNEAQKNSAAGASPSSGPAPSGSTSGGPTSGASASGGSAAGGSANSAATGG, from the coding sequence ATGAGCGATGTTCAGCACGCCGGTCGCCGGCCCGGACCGCGGTTCTCCCGCGTCGGCTGGCTCATCCTTGTCGCCGTCCTGTGTGTCGTGGTCATCCTCGCCGTGCTGTTCGTGCCACGGCTGCTGCGCGAGCGGCAGTACGGGCAGCTCACGGTCCCGGAGGGGCAGCGGGCCTCCCAGATCTACGCTGCCGTCGACCAGGCCCTGAAGGTGCCCGAGGGGACCACCGCACAGGCCGCCAGGACCACGCACCTCGGCCTGCCCGCCGCGGCGAAGGGCAACCCCGAGGGCTACCTCTTCCCGGCGACCTATCCCCTCCGCGAGGACACCACCCCGGCGTCGCTGCTCTCGTACATGGTCAAGACCGCCGACCAGCGGCTCACCGCCGACCGCATCACCTCCTACCGCACCGTGGTGATCGCCAGCATCGTGCAGGCCGAGGCGGACCGGCCGGCCGACATGGGCAAGGTCGCCCGGGTCATCGACAACCGGCTCGCCAAGAACATGCCGCTGCAGATGGACTCGACGATCAACTACGCGCTCGGCCGCAGCACGCTCCGCACCAGCCACGCCGACATCCGTACCAACAGCCCCTACAACACCTACAAGTTCGAGGGCCTGCCGCCGACCCCGATCGACAACCCGGGCGCCGACGCCCTGAAGGCGGCGGCCGCACCGCCCGCGGGTGACTGGCTCTACTTCGTCACCGTCAAACCGGGCGACACCCGCTTCACCGCCGACTACCAGGAGCACCAGCGGAACGTGCGGGAGTTCAACGAGGCGCAGAAGAACTCCGCGGCCGGCGCCTCCCCTTCCAGCGGCCCCGCTCCGAGTGGCTCCACTTCGGGTGGCCCGACTTCGGGTGCGTCCGCTTCGGGTGGCTCCGCCGCCGGTGGCTCCGCCAACAGTGCCGCCACCGGCGGATAG